In Desulfovibrio sp. UIB00, the following are encoded in one genomic region:
- a CDS encoding amino acid ABC transporter permease yields the protein MNSLLVVYNALPSILSGSLVTVGNVTLSLTMGLLLGVPMAVAQVYGGPWLRRLVALYVWFFRGVPILVLLFLCYGLFISIGISIDPFFICCIVLGSTSTAYQSQIFRGAIESLPHGQLNAARALGMRESTGICSIILPQAMRLSIPGWANEFSILLKDSAICFVLGTQDIMARTSFVAARTHEHLALYATAGVLYFVLTLVVLKLLRLLEQKIHVPGYSSGIGMEGMGMG from the coding sequence ATGAATTCATTGCTTGTGGTATACAACGCCCTGCCCTCCATTCTGTCCGGCAGTCTGGTTACGGTGGGCAACGTCACCCTGTCGCTGACAATGGGTCTGCTGCTTGGCGTGCCCATGGCCGTGGCCCAGGTTTATGGCGGCCCATGGCTGCGACGGCTGGTGGCGTTGTATGTTTGGTTTTTCAGAGGTGTGCCCATCTTGGTGCTGCTGTTCCTCTGCTACGGCCTGTTCATCAGCATCGGTATTTCCATTGATCCATTTTTCATCTGCTGCATCGTTCTTGGCAGCACCAGCACGGCCTACCAGTCGCAGATTTTCAGGGGCGCTATCGAAAGCCTGCCCCACGGGCAGCTCAATGCCGCGCGCGCCCTTGGCATGCGCGAAAGCACGGGCATCTGCTCCATTATTTTACCTCAGGCCATGCGGCTCTCCATCCCTGGCTGGGCCAACGAATTTTCTATTCTCCTCAAGGATTCGGCCATCTGCTTTGTGCTCGGTACGCAAGACATCATGGCCCGCACCTCGTTTGTGGCGGCCAGAACGCACGAGCATCTGGCCCTCTACGCCACAGCGGGCGTGCTGTATTTTGTGCTGACGCTGGTGGTGCTGAAACTGTTGCGTCTTCTGGAACAAAAAATCCATGTGCCCGGCTATTCCTCAGGAATCGGCATGGAAGGCATGGGTATGGGATAA
- the fabZ gene encoding 3-hydroxyacyl-ACP dehydratase FabZ, which produces MQETAPQNTGMDIQRILRLLPHRYPFLLVDRVVECVAGSHIRAYKNVTFNEPFFQGHFPGAPIMPGVLILEALAQTGGLLAVSGMDSLDDKLFLFTGLDGVKFRRQVVPGDRLDLECSNLRMKLKLCKMEARAFVDGKLAAEAQITAAIGDRPKS; this is translated from the coding sequence ATGCAGGAAACCGCCCCCCAGAATACGGGCATGGACATACAGCGCATTTTGCGCCTGCTGCCGCACCGCTACCCCTTTTTGCTGGTGGACAGGGTTGTGGAATGCGTAGCAGGCTCACACATCCGGGCCTATAAAAATGTTACGTTCAACGAGCCTTTCTTTCAGGGACATTTTCCCGGTGCCCCCATCATGCCCGGCGTGCTCATTCTGGAAGCTCTGGCCCAGACTGGCGGCCTGCTGGCCGTTTCCGGCATGGACAGCCTTGACGACAAGCTCTTTCTCTTCACCGGCCTTGACGGCGTGAAGTTCCGTCGGCAGGTGGTTCCCGGCGACAGGCTTGATCTTGAATGCAGCAACCTGCGCATGAAGCTCAAGCTCTGCAAGATGGAAGCCCGCGCCTTTGTGGACGGCAAACTTGCGGCAGAAGCGCAGATTACCGCCGCCATCGGCGACAGGCCCAAGAGCTAG
- a CDS encoding DVU0772 family protein — protein sequence MTSLKDFSLYNIDWNLSPEHAVTMYLEWGNNDWHSEYPPVRSKEDVSHYFVVDSWQEPPVIRLVKRNSERADDLITVPLPEVLMEDYRKVHGSWRGISEPTPEVKSWLKKELGQD from the coding sequence ATGACATCCCTGAAGGATTTTTCTCTTTACAATATAGACTGGAACCTCAGCCCTGAACACGCCGTCACCATGTATCTGGAATGGGGCAATAACGATTGGCATTCAGAATATCCCCCGGTTCGCTCCAAGGAAGACGTATCCCATTACTTTGTGGTGGACAGCTGGCAGGAGCCGCCTGTTATCCGGCTTGTGAAGCGCAATTCTGAAAGAGCGGACGATTTGATTACCGTTCCTCTGCCAGAGGTGCTGATGGAAGATTATCGCAAGGTTCACGGCTCATGGCGCGGCATAAGCGAACCCACGCCCGAAGTGAAGTCCTGGCTCAAAAAGGAGCTTGGGCAGGATTGA
- the wbaP gene encoding undecaprenyl-phosphate galactose phosphotransferase WbaP, with protein MKQYPLWVRALLACGLSPQKTLLCLADLFTILGTALVVFLVRAAFGDVDFSQYRGALPLLLMGPVMAAGLGLYQSISLPPHRELKALFQLTSLMYGIILAVLFLSKAGDTYSRIVITGSWLATVFTLPLMRSYCRRLFMRRPWWGRPLIIFDSGNAGRDFWRYLKRRPERGLRPVAIYSLPTNEDAVRKLFAETAQAKPKAMAMILQKADQGQSLDYITEASRYFERILVVPSFNDGFRAHWLTPRDLGTAVGLQVRQNLRDKRRLRVKRFMDVLLCALGGVVLLPFGLLLALAIRIDSKGPVFYRQRRIGNGGREIRIFKFRTMVDKADMVLREVLEHDPELRAEWEKDHKLKHDPRITRVGRILRKVSLDELPQLLNVVIGDMSLVGPRPIVQNEIQKYGPVYEEYCMVRPGITGLWQISGRNNTTYAERVAFDHYYINNWSVWMDLWILAKTLPVVITGYGAY; from the coding sequence ATGAAACAATATCCCCTCTGGGTCAGGGCGCTTCTGGCTTGCGGGCTTTCCCCGCAAAAAACCCTGCTTTGTCTTGCTGATCTTTTCACCATCCTGGGCACGGCCCTGGTGGTTTTTCTTGTGCGTGCCGCTTTTGGCGACGTGGATTTTTCACAGTATCGCGGGGCATTGCCCTTGTTGCTCATGGGGCCAGTGATGGCCGCCGGGCTTGGCCTTTATCAAAGCATAAGCCTCCCTCCGCACCGCGAGCTTAAGGCCTTGTTTCAGCTCACAAGCCTCATGTACGGCATCATTCTGGCCGTGCTTTTTCTTTCAAAAGCAGGCGATACCTATTCCCGGATTGTCATTACGGGCAGTTGGCTGGCTACTGTCTTTACCCTGCCGCTCATGCGCAGCTATTGCCGCCGCCTGTTTATGCGCCGCCCCTGGTGGGGCAGACCGTTGATAATTTTTGACAGCGGCAACGCCGGGCGTGACTTCTGGCGGTACCTCAAGCGCCGCCCCGAGCGCGGGCTGCGCCCGGTAGCCATATATTCTTTGCCCACTAACGAGGACGCCGTGCGCAAACTCTTTGCGGAAACGGCGCAGGCAAAGCCAAAGGCGATGGCCATGATTCTGCAAAAGGCGGATCAGGGGCAGAGCCTTGACTATATTACCGAAGCCAGCCGTTATTTTGAGCGCATTCTTGTTGTGCCTTCGTTCAACGATGGCTTCCGCGCGCACTGGCTGACGCCGCGCGACCTTGGCACTGCCGTGGGCTTGCAGGTACGGCAAAACCTGCGCGACAAGCGCCGCCTGCGGGTCAAAAGGTTTATGGATGTGCTGCTCTGCGCCCTTGGCGGCGTGGTGTTGCTGCCCTTTGGCTTGCTGTTGGCATTAGCTATCCGCATAGACAGCAAGGGCCCCGTGTTTTATCGCCAGCGGCGTATTGGCAACGGGGGGCGCGAGATCAGGATTTTCAAGTTTCGCACCATGGTGGACAAGGCCGATATGGTGCTCAGAGAAGTGCTTGAGCACGATCCTGAATTGCGAGCGGAGTGGGAGAAAGACCACAAGCTCAAGCATGATCCGCGCATAACCCGCGTGGGCCGCATTTTGCGCAAGGTCAGCCTGGATGAACTGCCGCAGCTGCTCAACGTGGTCATTGGCGATATGAGCCTTGTGGGGCCGCGCCCCATTGTGCAGAACGAAATTCAGAAGTACGGCCCGGTGTATGAAGAATACTGCATGGTGCGCCCTGGTATTACCGGGCTGTGGCAGATATCTGGCCGTAATAATACCACCTATGCCGAGCGCGTGGCCTTTGACCACTACTATATCAACAACTGGTCTGTCTGGATGGATTTGTGGATACTGGCCAAAACGCTTCCTGTGGTCATAACCGGGTACGGAGCATACTGA
- a CDS encoding glycosyltransferase family 9 protein → MGERGNRLNRLLDRYAGIPLAACSAVARLGKKFVPDAAPQRVGFICLGAIGDLLLLSALITALRERLPNVHVALLVSRANAATVSLIPGIDQYASFAVADVSAMAAWLRAQRLDVLIDSTQWARLGAILSNLSNARTTVGFDTEGQHRAFGYDAKVPHSNDRHEVENFMELGRALYPDLQGAPRLLLPQSPPDDLPEELCGRLEPTGEVGDALPQRVYLHMWPSGSNAWLKEWPADSWDALARLLSSKGFEVYLTGAPADAPRNDAFLRAHPQCPAISIAGRTSLAGLAWLFSRATAVVSVNTGTMHLAALAGAPTVGLHGPTNPLRWGPVGRHVRALLPHKGPYAYLNLGFEYPLPHTTCLDSLPVEDVVDALHSLSLF, encoded by the coding sequence ATGGGAGAACGCGGCAACAGGCTTAACCGTTTGCTTGATCGTTATGCGGGCATACCCCTGGCGGCATGCAGCGCCGTTGCGCGCCTGGGCAAAAAATTTGTGCCCGATGCCGCGCCGCAGCGGGTGGGTTTTATCTGTCTGGGGGCCATTGGCGATCTGTTGCTGCTTTCAGCGCTGATCACAGCTTTGCGCGAGAGATTGCCCAACGTGCATGTCGCCCTGCTTGTGTCCCGCGCCAATGCCGCCACCGTCAGCCTGATCCCTGGTATTGACCAGTACGCGTCTTTTGCGGTGGCAGATGTTTCCGCAATGGCTGCATGGCTGAGAGCGCAGCGCCTGGATGTGCTCATTGACAGCACCCAGTGGGCGCGGCTTGGGGCGATATTGAGCAATCTTTCCAACGCTCGAACCACAGTGGGCTTTGATACGGAAGGGCAGCACCGCGCCTTTGGCTATGACGCCAAGGTGCCCCACAGCAATGACAGGCATGAGGTGGAAAATTTTATGGAGCTGGGACGCGCTCTGTACCCGGATCTTCAAGGTGCGCCGCGCCTGCTTTTGCCGCAGTCGCCTCCGGATGATCTGCCTGAGGAACTTTGCGGCAGGCTGGAACCCACAGGTGAAGTTGGCGATGCCTTGCCGCAGAGGGTTTATCTGCACATGTGGCCCTCAGGCTCCAATGCATGGCTCAAGGAGTGGCCCGCCGACAGTTGGGATGCTCTGGCCAGACTGCTGAGCAGCAAGGGGTTTGAGGTCTACCTGACCGGTGCGCCAGCCGATGCCCCGCGTAATGACGCTTTTTTGCGGGCGCATCCTCAGTGCCCTGCTATTTCGATTGCGGGCAGAACATCACTCGCAGGCCTAGCCTGGCTGTTCAGCCGAGCTACGGCTGTAGTCTCCGTAAACACGGGCACCATGCATCTGGCAGCACTTGCAGGCGCGCCCACAGTGGGGCTGCACGGGCCGACCAATCCCTTGCGCTGGGGGCCGGTGGGGCGTCATGTGCGCGCACTTTTGCCGCACAAGGGGCCATACGCCTATCTCAATCTGGGTTTTGAATATCCACTGCCCCACACCACCTGTCTTGATTCGCTGCCAGTGGAAGATGTGGTGGATGCCTTGCACAGTCTTTCGCTCTTTTAG
- a CDS encoding amino acid ABC transporter permease — translation MLDTAFFSNELLPALNRGLLVSIALIIPAGSLGFVGGVLLGCARAFGPRWLRRLGNGYTSLIRGVPLAVQLMMIYYALPKLGIFFSPFGAALTSFTLCTAAYQSEYVRGALLSIRQGQVRAAQALGFSQWQTVSWIIIPQAARRALPGCGNEIIYLIKYSSLAYLVTCLELMGEGKVVASDTFRFTEVFIAVGAYYLAMVTLATFLLRWLEDRYRIPGFGAR, via the coding sequence GTGCTGGACACGGCCTTTTTCAGCAACGAACTGCTGCCAGCCCTGAACCGAGGGCTGCTGGTTTCGATTGCGCTCATTATTCCAGCCGGGAGCCTTGGCTTTGTGGGCGGCGTGCTCCTGGGCTGCGCCCGCGCTTTTGGGCCGCGCTGGCTGCGCCGCCTCGGCAATGGCTACACCTCGCTGATACGCGGTGTGCCACTGGCCGTGCAGCTGATGATGATTTATTACGCTCTGCCCAAGCTTGGCATTTTCTTTTCACCCTTTGGCGCTGCCCTGACCAGTTTCACACTCTGCACAGCCGCCTATCAGTCGGAATACGTGCGGGGAGCGCTGCTTTCCATCAGGCAGGGGCAGGTGCGCGCCGCGCAAGCGCTTGGTTTCAGCCAGTGGCAGACAGTCTCGTGGATCATCATTCCTCAGGCAGCCAGACGCGCTCTGCCCGGCTGCGGCAATGAGATCATCTATCTTATCAAGTACAGTTCGCTGGCCTATCTGGTTACGTGCCTTGAGCTCATGGGCGAAGGCAAGGTTGTTGCCTCTGACACGTTTCGCTTCACTGAGGTCTTTATCGCTGTGGGCGCTTACTATCTGGCAATGGTCACGCTGGCAACGTTTCTGCTGCGCTGGCTTGAAGACAGATACCGTATCCCCGGCTTTGGCGCGCGCTAA
- a CDS encoding ABC transporter substrate-binding protein, which produces MKKLLVCALLAAILAAVPAFAKKAYVNGIDPDYPPFAYMDEKTGKPAGFDVDSMNWIAKTMGFEVVHKPMAWDGIIPALLAKQIDMVDSGMSITAERAKVVQFSNPYWTVSRVFVVPADSKLTPADILSKKIQLGVQRGTSEANDIKKEQEEKKYPFELRFYESSPLAVEDLLNGRIQAALMDELPANNAIENGRAVKKAGTHGEPDNFGVAMRKDDKELQKLVNEGYKKLMADPYWKELQQKYLSK; this is translated from the coding sequence ATGAAGAAGCTTCTCGTCTGCGCCCTGCTGGCCGCCATACTGGCCGCCGTGCCCGCATTTGCCAAAAAGGCCTATGTGAACGGCATCGACCCCGACTATCCGCCCTTTGCCTACATGGATGAAAAAACTGGCAAGCCCGCTGGTTTTGACGTGGATTCCATGAACTGGATAGCCAAAACCATGGGATTTGAAGTTGTTCACAAGCCCATGGCATGGGACGGCATCATCCCCGCCCTGCTCGCCAAGCAGATCGACATGGTTGACTCCGGCATGAGCATCACCGCAGAGCGCGCCAAGGTTGTGCAGTTCTCCAACCCCTACTGGACGGTTTCGCGCGTGTTTGTTGTGCCCGCCGATTCCAAGCTGACCCCTGCCGATATTCTGAGCAAAAAAATCCAGCTCGGCGTGCAGCGCGGCACCTCTGAAGCCAACGACATCAAAAAAGAGCAGGAAGAAAAGAAATATCCTTTTGAACTGCGCTTTTACGAGTCTTCACCCCTTGCGGTTGAAGACCTCCTCAATGGTCGCATCCAGGCTGCCCTGATGGACGAACTCCCCGCCAACAACGCCATTGAAAATGGCCGCGCCGTCAAAAAGGCCGGCACCCACGGCGAACCCGACAATTTCGGCGTTGCCATGCGCAAAGACGACAAGGAACTGCAGAAGCTGGTGAACGAAGGCTATAAAAAGCTTATGGCCGACCCCTACTGGAAAGAACTGCAGCAGAAATACCTGAGCAAATAA
- a CDS encoding amino acid ABC transporter ATP-binding protein, with amino-acid sequence MSVDQQAVLQVKGISKMLGGKPILDNCSLTVNRGELKVLIGPSGAGKSTFLQSINCLIPPDSGEIYLEGQLLNRTDKAALCAFRAQVGMIFQDFNLFDHLTAEENVAIALRKVRGMSAADARARAQEELARVGLARRASLYPAQLSGGQKQRVAMARALAMDPKVILLDEPTSALDPELVGEVLAVIRDLASGGMTMVMATHQMDFARALATEIIFMEHGKLIEQGSPAVLLAEGSNTRTRDFCQRLLEMGA; translated from the coding sequence ATGAGCGTGGATCAACAAGCGGTATTGCAGGTCAAAGGCATTTCCAAGATGTTGGGCGGCAAGCCCATTCTGGATAATTGCAGTCTTACGGTTAACCGGGGCGAACTCAAGGTGCTCATCGGGCCTTCCGGCGCGGGCAAGAGCACATTTCTTCAAAGCATCAACTGCCTTATTCCCCCGGATTCCGGCGAGATTTATCTTGAAGGCCAGTTGCTCAACCGCACGGACAAGGCAGCACTCTGCGCCTTTCGCGCCCAGGTTGGCATGATCTTTCAGGATTTCAACCTGTTTGATCACCTCACCGCCGAAGAAAACGTAGCCATAGCCCTCCGCAAGGTGCGCGGCATGTCTGCTGCCGATGCGCGCGCCCGCGCTCAGGAAGAACTTGCCCGTGTGGGCCTTGCCCGCCGCGCAAGCCTGTACCCGGCGCAGCTCTCTGGCGGCCAGAAGCAGCGCGTGGCCATGGCCCGCGCCCTCGCCATGGATCCCAAGGTTATTCTGCTTGATGAGCCGACCTCGGCCCTTGACCCCGAACTTGTGGGCGAAGTGCTTGCCGTTATTCGCGACCTTGCCAGCGGCGGCATGACCATGGTCATGGCAACACATCAGATGGATTTTGCCCGTGCCCTTGCCACCGAGATTATTTTCATGGAACACGGCAAACTCATTGAACAGGGATCGCCCGCAGTGCTGCTGGCCGAAGGGTCAAACACGCGTACCCGCGATTTTTGCCAGCGCCTGCTGGAGATGGGGGCCTAA
- a CDS encoding OmpH family outer membrane protein, with amino-acid sequence MRKVLMTAVAVGLLLAGQVYAADGGAVPAAKIGVVDMQTVATQSVPAQAAKTTMESKFGTERNELEKQGEALKKKADALKNPKASEEKKLDFIRSKQDLDQKTRNFLRKVEQEEVKLRQDMVTLVFSATYEVARAKGFNFVVDVTAGGVLYADQSMDLTQDVLAEVNKIYKEKANDKSGKK; translated from the coding sequence ATGCGCAAGGTTTTGATGACGGCTGTTGCGGTTGGCTTGTTGCTTGCCGGGCAAGTCTATGCTGCAGACGGCGGCGCCGTACCCGCAGCCAAGATCGGTGTTGTTGACATGCAGACCGTGGCGACGCAGAGCGTCCCTGCCCAGGCCGCCAAAACAACAATGGAAAGCAAGTTCGGCACTGAACGTAACGAACTTGAAAAACAGGGCGAAGCGCTGAAGAAAAAGGCCGATGCTCTGAAAAACCCCAAGGCCAGCGAAGAAAAGAAGCTGGACTTCATCCGCTCCAAGCAGGATCTGGATCAGAAGACCCGCAACTTCCTGCGCAAGGTTGAACAGGAAGAAGTGAAGCTTCGCCAGGATATGGTTACCCTGGTTTTCAGCGCCACCTATGAAGTAGCCCGCGCCAAGGGCTTTAACTTTGTGGTGGACGTCACCGCCGGTGGCGTGCTGTACGCCGACCAGTCCATGGATTTGACCCAGGACGTGCTGGCCGAAGTGAACAAGATCTACAAAGAAAAAGCCAACGACAAGAGCGGCAAAAAATAA
- a CDS encoding N-acetylmuramoyl-L-alanine amidase — translation MAKGKTVAGKKAQPKASEPTGNNQMRRLVPPLAFLVALCLMVVCFYDSGYTSLPPTGKRYDLAKANIETLRQDEKRSGQREPWENLAAEFRAIYDADPGWPNRPAALFRAAESLEELARRSFAKADARKAIECYEAVAQRHADSRLADDALFRAAKLRAAWLKDDKGALALLERIKAQYPKGDMIQEAQALEKTLQAAANGRTAPEARRVSSTDGKEPKDEASPAKGSSAPTPSTAASSTSGTTDTTAGQLAKASALLPLPQAELLPRYREAKAKMDALRADKVRSCWRQPWEELTAEFLRIYTSRKDWAISPGALFRAAASQEALSDCSHIADEYRQARDLYLKLAQEFPKSALADDSLLRAASIEADRLNQTSEALELLDAIMALYSGGDMVAEAQTLRNRLTGAPGATASKAGNAPQVARPVVQSLSWNSLSKNSVEIVLELSAPARYTAKLNTGSAKGKNKAEQASLHVALENASVEKDIRKGVNIRGSLFKGMSVSDSKGGETVLQFNFQDARRFDARTETNPCRIILRVAGGSTQLPPVSNAKAGFADAQPAAENPATLAEASGTPPATPPSPRLVRDMARQLGLTVRTVFIDAGHGGRDPGTNHNGVLERIVSLDVALTLGRLLEANGLEVVYSRTADKHISLRERTTMANAAGADLFVSIHVNANDDPSVQGFETYYLDIASNPEAARLATLENADGDHRLGDMQKMLADVMLNARVDESRHLAQDIQRLSQFRLKRRQYDTKDNGIKSAPFIVLLGAQMPAVLVEIGYCTNREEAARLLTPKYRMTLAEGLAEGILAYKDKLLKRRTVQNSLTQEGAGAM, via the coding sequence ATGGCAAAAGGAAAAACCGTGGCCGGAAAAAAAGCCCAGCCCAAGGCTTCCGAACCAACTGGCAACAACCAGATGCGCAGACTTGTTCCGCCTCTGGCCTTTCTGGTTGCTTTGTGCCTGATGGTCGTCTGCTTTTACGACTCCGGCTATACTTCCTTGCCGCCAACGGGCAAGCGCTACGATCTTGCCAAGGCTAATATTGAAACCCTGCGGCAGGATGAAAAACGTTCGGGCCAGCGTGAACCGTGGGAAAATCTGGCTGCGGAGTTTCGCGCCATCTATGATGCCGACCCGGGCTGGCCCAACCGCCCTGCGGCTCTGTTTCGCGCTGCGGAAAGCCTGGAAGAGCTGGCACGCCGCTCGTTTGCCAAGGCTGATGCCCGCAAGGCCATTGAGTGTTATGAAGCTGTCGCCCAGCGCCATGCTGACAGTCGGCTTGCCGATGACGCCCTGTTTCGCGCGGCCAAGCTGCGCGCCGCATGGCTTAAGGACGACAAGGGCGCACTGGCCCTGCTTGAGCGCATCAAAGCCCAGTACCCCAAGGGCGATATGATTCAGGAGGCTCAGGCCCTGGAAAAAACGCTTCAGGCTGCTGCCAATGGGCGCACCGCTCCTGAGGCGCGTCGGGTTTCCAGCACCGATGGCAAGGAACCCAAGGACGAGGCATCTCCCGCAAAGGGGTCTTCTGCCCCCACCCCCAGTACAGCCGCATCTTCCACATCTGGCACCACCGATACGACGGCAGGTCAGCTTGCCAAGGCTTCGGCTTTGCTACCCCTGCCGCAAGCGGAACTTTTGCCCCGTTACCGGGAAGCCAAAGCGAAAATGGATGCCCTGCGCGCCGACAAAGTCCGATCATGCTGGCGTCAGCCCTGGGAAGAACTGACCGCCGAATTTTTGCGCATCTATACCAGCCGTAAAGACTGGGCCATTTCTCCCGGTGCGCTGTTCCGCGCTGCTGCAAGTCAGGAAGCCCTTTCCGACTGTTCACACATTGCAGATGAATACCGTCAGGCGCGGGACCTCTACCTCAAGCTTGCCCAGGAATTTCCCAAGAGCGCCCTGGCTGACGACTCGCTGCTCCGCGCCGCGTCCATTGAGGCAGACCGCCTGAACCAGACCTCAGAAGCTCTGGAACTGCTCGACGCTATTATGGCCCTCTATTCCGGCGGTGATATGGTGGCAGAAGCGCAAACCCTGCGCAACCGCCTCACAGGTGCGCCTGGCGCCACAGCCAGCAAGGCTGGCAATGCGCCGCAGGTTGCCCGCCCGGTGGTTCAGTCCCTTTCCTGGAATTCGCTGAGCAAAAACAGCGTGGAGATTGTTCTTGAGCTGAGCGCCCCGGCCCGCTACACGGCAAAGCTGAACACTGGCAGCGCCAAAGGCAAGAACAAGGCTGAGCAGGCATCTTTACATGTCGCTCTGGAAAATGCCTCTGTGGAAAAGGATATTCGCAAGGGCGTGAATATCAGGGGCAGCCTCTTCAAGGGCATGAGCGTGAGCGACAGCAAGGGTGGCGAAACCGTGCTGCAATTCAATTTTCAGGATGCGCGCCGCTTTGATGCCCGTACAGAAACCAATCCTTGCCGCATTATCCTGCGGGTGGCTGGCGGCAGTACGCAGTTACCCCCTGTCAGCAACGCAAAAGCCGGATTTGCCGATGCGCAACCCGCAGCGGAAAATCCGGCAACGCTGGCTGAAGCCAGCGGCACCCCGCCCGCAACACCACCTTCGCCGCGTCTGGTGCGCGATATGGCCCGCCAGCTCGGCCTGACGGTGCGCACGGTATTCATTGATGCCGGACACGGCGGGCGCGACCCAGGCACCAATCACAACGGAGTGCTGGAGCGCATCGTATCCCTTGACGTGGCCCTGACCCTGGGACGGTTGCTAGAGGCCAATGGCCTGGAGGTTGTCTACAGCCGCACTGCCGACAAGCATATCTCGCTGCGAGAACGCACCACCATGGCCAACGCCGCCGGGGCTGATCTCTTTGTTTCCATCCACGTTAATGCCAATGATGATCCTTCCGTGCAGGGCTTTGAAACGTATTACCTCGATATTGCCAGTAATCCTGAGGCAGCGCGCCTTGCCACCCTTGAAAATGCTGACGGCGACCACCGACTCGGAGATATGCAGAAAATGCTCGCCGATGTCATGCTCAATGCAAGGGTGGACGAATCACGCCATCTGGCGCAAGATATTCAGCGGCTTTCACAGTTCCGTTTGAAGCGCCGCCAGTATGATACAAAGGATAATGGCATCAAATCTGCGCCATTTATTGTTCTGCTTGGCGCACAAATGCCCGCAGTACTTGTGGAAATTGGTTACTGCACCAACAGGGAAGAAGCGGCACGGCTTCTTACGCCCAAATACCGCATGACCCTGGCCGAGGGGCTTGCCGAGGGCATTCTTGCGTACAAGGACAAGCTTCTTAAGCGCAGGACTGTCCAGAATTCCTTGACGCAAGAAGGCGCTGGTGCTATGTGA